A section of the Diabrotica virgifera virgifera chromosome 8, PGI_DIABVI_V3a genome encodes:
- the LOC126890368 gene encoding uncharacterized protein LOC126890368, translating into MSSRSRRIMNLLNVSHLPDEWENSCDKDPNVSNEEKENIPLSSTSKRSSRSSSSSSSSSSSVNSSSSSSSSSSSSSRCCSLEQGRFVSHILKGKEIEAQPQSLSSRTTSPSILESVILTPRTPAVHYRISPMNSEESDADISDNDPTYNEHQGRKRSPSSSSSSSDDGTSEVVATSPRRSKKRKADPTKWKQNNQKIKRNAGEQYISTKTRNVVPARQMKSPCNQKCRLKCSENFDEAKRLQHFKCFWALGDLQLQRMFIKARMALVEPKYKYSNAQHPRAPNAAFYLYDDNAKIRVCKTFFINTLGITSKMIRTVRYKTNNCNSVEEDRRGKHNSHRRVDDNLKEDIIRFINLIPRIESHYLRASTSREFISGSKSITDLFRDFQEKQKNNSRDSGKFHLFYEIFTTHFNLGFFQPKKDQCDLCLQYNNSSADQRLALKVKYDTHLEEKELSRAEKKNDRMTLDKYNLCVCYDVQAIMQSPNGETSSFYYKSKLNSYNFTLTVLNKLPENEDDFKGYGDVHCYFWDETQGKRGAVEIGSCVLDFLKKVCEDAGEHEVNVTFVTDNCCGQNKNKYIASLYMFAVTTIKNLKGITHKFLIKGHTQNEADNVHMLIQKQISRDLKAGPILTPLQYTTAIQRARKTGKPFIVHTLNHDFFYDLKDLQVKWGYNFNVDEEKNTIVWNHIKVMKFTKGNPFFFQYKTSYKDAFKQINVRNKRKKMLDNKEISIKTVYSAPFELSLNKKQDLKELISKRLIDPYHACYYNNMLM; encoded by the exons atgTCATCACGATCGCGAAGAATTATGAACCTTCTTAATGTTTCACATCTACCTGATGAATGGGAAAACAGTTGCGATAAGGACCCAAAC GTCAGCAATGAAGAAAAAGAGAACATCCCTTTAAGTTCAACATCAAAACGTTCGTCGAGATCGTCATCTAGTAGTTCCAGTTCGTCTTCTAGCGTCAACAGTAGCAGTTCGTCATCTTCTAGCAGCAGCTCTTCCTCTCGATGTTGTTCACTGGAACAAGGACGATTTGTTTCCCATATCTTAAAAGGTAAAGAAATTGAAGCCCAGCCTCAGTCTTTATCGTCTAGAACTACTTCACCTTCAATACTAGAATCCGTAATTTTAACACCACGAACTCCAGCTGTACATTACCGTATATCGCCAATGAATTCAGAAGAGAGTGATGCTGATATTAGTGACAATGATCCCACTTATAATGAACATCAAGGTAGAAAACGTTCGCCAAGCTCATCTTCAAGTTCCTCTGATGATGGTACTTCTGAAGTAGTTGCAACATCGCCCAGGAGATCGAAGAAACGTAAAGCTGATCCTACTAAATGGAAGCAAAATAACCAAAAGATAAAACGAAATGCAGGAGAACAATACATTTCTACTAAGACTAGAAACGTTGTTCCTGCGCGTCAAATGAAGAGTCCATGCAATCAGAAATGCAGATTGAAATGCAGCGAAAATTTTGATGAGGCTAAAAGACTTCAACATTTCAAATGTTTTTGGGCACTAGGAGATTTGCAATTACAGCGTATGTTTATAAAAGCAAGAATGGCTTTAGTTGAACCTAAATATAAGTATTCAAACGCTCAACATCCCAGAGCACCAAATGCTGCTTTCTACTTGTACGATGATAACGCCAAAATCAGAGTCtgcaaaacattttttatcaataCGTTGGGAATAACAAGTAAAATGATTCGCACAGTAAGATATAAGACTAACAATTGCAATTCTGTTGAAGAAGATAGAAGAGGCAAACATAATAGTCATAGACGCGTGGATGACAATCTGAAAGAAGATATCATTAGATTTATCAATCTAATACCACGAATTGAATCGCATTATTTAAGAGCGTCGACCTCAAGAGAGTTCATAAGTGGATCGAAAAGTATTACTGACTTGTTTAGAGACTTTCAAGAAAAACAGAAGAATAATTCCCGAGATTCTGGAAagtttcatttgttttatgagaTTTTTACTACCCATTTTAATTTGGGTTTTTTTCAACCCAAGAAAGATCAATGCGATCTTTGTTTACAGTATAACAACTCTTCTGCTGATCAGAGGCTTGCTCTCAAAGTCAAATATGATACTCACCTAGAAGAAAAGGAATTAAGCCGAGCAGAAAAAAAGAATGATAGAATGACTCTTGACAAATATAATTTATGCGTTTGCTACGATGTTCAAGCGATAATGCAAAGTCCCAATGGAGAAACATCATCGTTTTATTATAAATCCAAATTGAATAGCTACAACTTTACTTTGACTGTGTTAAATAAATTACCAGAGAATGAAGACGATTTTAAAGGCTATGGTGACGTGCATTGCTATTTCTGGGATGAGACCCAAGGAAAAAGAGGTGCAGTGGAGATTGGAAGTTGCGTTTTAGACTTTTTAAAGAAGGTTTGTGAGGATGCAGGTGAACATGAAGTTAACGTAACATTTGTAACAGATAATTGTTGTggccaaaacaaaaataaatacatagCTTCTTTATACATGTTTGCAGTCACTACTATAAAAAACTTAAAGGGCATAACTCACAAATTCCTTATAAAAGGTCATACGCAAAATGAAGCCGACAATGTACACATGCTGATACAGAAACAAATATCAAGAGATTTAAAAGCTGGTCCAATCTTAACACCACTTCAATACACCACCGCAATTCAGAGAGCTAGGAAAACGGGGAAACCTTTTATCGTTCATACTTTGAATCATGATTTCTTTTACGACTTGAAAGATTTACAAGTCAAGTGGGGATATAATTTCAACGTTGACGAAGAGAAGAATACCATCGTATGGAATCACATCAAAGTTATGAAATTTACGAAAGGGAACCCATTCTTTTTTCAATATAAGACATCATACAAAGACGcgtttaaacaaataaatgttagaaacaaaagaaagaaaatgttggataataaagaaatatctatcaaaacaGTTTATAGTGCGCCATTTGAGTTAAGTTTAAATAAGAAACAGGATCTCAAAGAATTAATTTCTAAGAGACTTATTGACCCTTATCATGCCTGTTACTATAATAATATGTTAATGTAA